A genomic window from Variovorax paradoxus includes:
- a CDS encoding ammonium transporter, whose amino-acid sequence MDALKQGADALFILLGAIMVLAMHAGFAFLELGTVRKKNQVNALVKILVDFSVSTIVYFLVGYGVAYGTHFFVSATELSARSGYELVKFFFLLTFAAAIPAIISGGIAERAKFWPQLIATAVIVGFVYPLYEGIAWNKHFGIQGWIASLTGHEFHDFAGSVVVHAVGGWLALPAVLLLGARRNRYRGDGSLSAHPPSNIPFLALGAWVLCVGWFGFNVMSAQSIDKISGLVAVNSLMAMVGGTLVALAMGKNDPGFVYNGPLAGLVAVCAGSDLMHPLGALVVGGVAGAIFVKMFTLTQNKWKIDDVLGVWPLHGLCGTWGGIAAGIFGTQALGGIGGVNVWAQLIGTVIGVAWAGLAGAAVYGALKASLGLRLSQEEEYDGADLSIHHISATPEREVNW is encoded by the coding sequence ATGGATGCACTCAAACAGGGCGCAGACGCGCTGTTCATCCTTCTCGGCGCCATCATGGTCCTGGCCATGCACGCCGGTTTTGCTTTTCTCGAACTGGGGACAGTGCGCAAGAAGAACCAGGTCAATGCGCTGGTGAAGATCCTGGTCGACTTCTCGGTCTCGACCATCGTGTATTTCCTGGTGGGCTATGGCGTGGCCTACGGCACGCATTTCTTCGTGAGCGCCACCGAACTGTCGGCAAGAAGCGGCTACGAGTTGGTGAAGTTCTTCTTTTTGCTCACTTTCGCGGCGGCCATCCCGGCCATCATTTCGGGCGGCATTGCCGAGCGCGCCAAGTTCTGGCCGCAGCTGATCGCCACGGCGGTGATCGTCGGCTTCGTCTACCCGCTGTACGAGGGCATTGCCTGGAACAAGCACTTCGGCATCCAGGGCTGGATCGCCTCGCTCACCGGCCATGAGTTTCATGACTTCGCGGGCTCGGTGGTGGTGCACGCGGTGGGCGGCTGGCTGGCGTTGCCGGCGGTGCTGCTGCTGGGGGCACGGCGCAACCGCTACCGGGGCGACGGCTCGCTGAGTGCGCATCCGCCGTCGAACATTCCGTTCCTCGCGCTGGGCGCGTGGGTGCTGTGCGTGGGCTGGTTCGGCTTCAACGTGATGAGCGCGCAGAGCATCGACAAGATATCGGGCCTGGTGGCCGTCAACTCGCTGATGGCGATGGTTGGCGGCACGCTGGTGGCGCTGGCCATGGGCAAGAACGACCCGGGCTTCGTCTACAACGGCCCGCTCGCGGGGCTCGTGGCCGTGTGCGCCGGCTCCGACCTGATGCACCCGCTGGGCGCGCTGGTGGTGGGCGGCGTGGCGGGCGCGATCTTCGTCAAGATGTTCACGCTCACGCAGAACAAATGGAAGATCGACGACGTGCTCGGCGTGTGGCCGCTGCACGGCCTGTGCGGCACCTGGGGCGGCATCGCGGCGGGCATCTTCGGCACGCAGGCGCTGGGCGGCATTGGCGGTGTGAACGTGTGGGCGCAGCTCATCGGCACCGTCATCGGCGTGGCATGGGCGGGGCTGGCGGGCGCGGCGGTGTACGGCGCGCTGAAGGCCTCGCTGGGGCTGCGGCTGTCGCAGGAGGAGGAATACGACGGCGCTGACCTGTCGATTCACCACATCTCGGCCACGCCGGAGCGCGAGGTCAACTGGTAG
- a CDS encoding LytTR family DNA-binding domain-containing protein, with protein MGDPRKNLYERYEPVRRYVEVAFWIVWMALQAVFSTMVAIIDMRTRAVPRANWEVATWEGSSHLVLLLLIPALVAVERRLSPLVRGHVLRFVAWHAVASVVFSVIHVVGMFGLRALVYAMAGEHYDFGGWVSQWGYEYLKDVRVYVSIVFGIWAYRLFMLRLQGEARVLDAPEAPAEPEPVEAETPQPARPERFLVRKLRREFLIAATDIDWLQAEGNYVGLHVNGHDYLLRATLTDFLTQLDPARFVRVHRSHAVNLGRIKEIEPLDGGDARLHMHDGTTVPCSRRYRDALRAGAG; from the coding sequence ATGGGAGACCCCCGCAAGAACCTGTACGAGCGCTACGAGCCGGTCCGCCGCTATGTGGAGGTGGCGTTCTGGATCGTGTGGATGGCGCTGCAGGCCGTGTTCAGCACGATGGTGGCGATCATCGACATGCGCACTCGCGCCGTGCCGCGTGCCAACTGGGAAGTTGCGACCTGGGAGGGGTCCAGCCACCTCGTGCTGTTGCTGCTGATTCCGGCGCTGGTTGCCGTCGAGCGCCGGCTGTCGCCGCTGGTGCGTGGCCACGTGCTGCGCTTCGTGGCCTGGCATGCGGTGGCGAGCGTGGTCTTCAGCGTGATCCACGTGGTGGGCATGTTCGGGCTGCGGGCGCTGGTCTATGCCATGGCCGGCGAGCACTACGACTTCGGGGGCTGGGTGAGCCAGTGGGGCTACGAGTACCTGAAGGACGTGCGGGTGTACGTGAGCATCGTCTTCGGCATCTGGGCGTACCGGCTGTTCATGCTGCGGCTGCAGGGCGAGGCACGGGTGCTCGATGCGCCCGAAGCCCCGGCGGAGCCGGAGCCAGTCGAAGCCGAAACCCCGCAGCCCGCGCGCCCCGAGCGCTTTCTGGTGCGCAAGCTGCGCCGCGAATTTCTCATCGCCGCCACCGACATCGACTGGCTCCAGGCCGAGGGCAACTACGTCGGCCTGCACGTCAACGGCCACGACTACCTGCTGCGCGCCACGCTCACCGACTTTCTGACCCAGCTCGACCCCGCCCGCTTCGTGCGCGTGCACCGCAGCCACGCCGTGAACCTGGGCCGCATCAAGGAAATCGAGCCGCTCGACGGCGGCGACGCCCGGCTGCACATGCACGACGGCACCACCGTGCCCTGCAGCCGCCGCTACCGGGACGCGCTGCGCGCTGGCGCGGGCTGA
- a CDS encoding acyltransferase family protein produces MTAQPLPPDHRRHDIDALRALAFLFVILYHVGMYYVADWPWHLKSPHAAEWLQWPMRMLNLWRMDLVFLISGVSLGFLSRGQGTWGLLRSRGLRLMLPLAFGMAVIVPYQAYAQGVANGLVVPGFGAFLLRYLSMAEPWPKRAFDGAEFGITWNHLWYLPYLFTYTALIALTLPLWNSAAGQWVRRSFNGLRGWKLLLLPVVPLLVFTMLLASRFPATHNLVRDFHLHSLYFTMFLYGYWMGVDTGVWKELERLRRVSLALAVAVIVTFIALRTGAKGPASGPLMDTLRMLYLWLAVATILGHGHRYLNRPWPWLRWANESVYPWYVLHQTLIIVGVAALAPLALGPVIEPALLVLLTLVGCWALTDGLIRRFNLLRPLFGLKLRRAASAEARPQERGLRSPSPRA; encoded by the coding sequence ATGACCGCCCAACCCCTCCCACCCGACCATCGCCGCCACGACATCGACGCCCTGCGCGCGCTGGCCTTCCTGTTCGTCATCCTCTATCACGTGGGCATGTACTACGTGGCCGACTGGCCCTGGCACCTCAAGAGCCCGCATGCAGCCGAATGGCTGCAGTGGCCGATGCGCATGCTGAACCTCTGGCGCATGGATCTCGTCTTCCTGATCTCCGGCGTATCGCTCGGCTTCCTCAGCCGGGGCCAGGGCACCTGGGGCCTGTTGCGCAGCCGGGGCCTGCGGCTGATGCTGCCGCTGGCCTTCGGCATGGCAGTGATCGTTCCCTACCAGGCCTATGCGCAGGGCGTGGCCAACGGGCTGGTGGTGCCGGGCTTCGGCGCCTTCCTGCTGCGCTATTTGTCGATGGCCGAGCCGTGGCCGAAGCGGGCCTTCGACGGCGCGGAGTTCGGCATCACCTGGAACCATCTCTGGTACCTGCCCTACCTCTTTACCTACACCGCGCTGATCGCGCTGACGCTGCCGCTGTGGAACTCGGCCGCCGGCCAGTGGGTGCGCCGCAGCTTCAACGGCCTGCGCGGCTGGAAGCTGCTGCTGCTGCCGGTGGTGCCGCTGCTGGTCTTCACGATGCTGCTGGCCTCGCGCTTTCCGGCCACGCATAACCTGGTGCGCGACTTCCACCTGCACAGCCTCTACTTCACGATGTTTCTCTACGGCTACTGGATGGGCGTGGACACCGGCGTGTGGAAGGAACTGGAGCGCCTGCGCCGCGTGTCGCTCGCGCTGGCGGTCGCGGTGATCGTCACTTTCATCGCGCTGCGCACCGGAGCGAAGGGCCCGGCCTCCGGCCCGCTGATGGACACCCTGCGCATGCTCTACCTGTGGCTGGCCGTCGCCACCATCCTCGGCCATGGCCACCGCTATCTGAACCGCCCGTGGCCCTGGCTGCGCTGGGCCAACGAATCGGTGTATCCGTGGTACGTGCTGCATCAGACGCTGATCATCGTCGGCGTGGCCGCACTGGCTCCGCTCGCGCTCGGCCCGGTGATCGAACCAGCGCTGCTGGTGCTGCTGACGCTTGTCGGCTGCTGGGCACTGACGGACGGGCTGATCCGCCGCTTCAACCTGCTGCGGCCGCTGTTCGGGCTGAAGCTCAGGCGCGCGGCTTCAGCTGAAGCTCGTCCACAGGAACGAGGATTGCGTTCCCCGTCGCCACGAGCTTGA
- a CDS encoding PaaI family thioesterase: protein MLETFKAVNEAATFNRWAGIEATQAGNGEAELRMNWRAEDMGQFAGFLHAGMISALLDTVSGYAAGTLAGRVMTSHFSVNFMSPAVGSAFVARGRVAKAGRKQVFVASELYAQPEGKGEDALKLVATGNAILVPVDELQLKPRA, encoded by the coding sequence ATGCTCGAAACCTTCAAGGCCGTCAACGAGGCCGCCACCTTCAATCGCTGGGCCGGCATCGAGGCCACCCAGGCCGGCAACGGCGAGGCCGAACTGCGCATGAACTGGCGCGCGGAGGACATGGGGCAGTTTGCCGGCTTCCTCCACGCGGGAATGATCTCCGCGCTGCTCGACACCGTGAGCGGCTACGCGGCCGGTACGCTGGCAGGCCGCGTGATGACGTCGCATTTTTCGGTGAACTTCATGTCGCCCGCGGTGGGCAGTGCCTTCGTGGCGCGCGGGCGCGTGGCGAAGGCCGGACGCAAGCAGGTGTTTGTCGCGTCCGAGCTCTATGCGCAGCCCGAAGGCAAGGGCGAAGACGCGCTCAAGCTCGTGGCGACGGGGAACGCAATCCTCGTTCCTGTGGACGAGCTTCAGCTGAAGCCGCGCGCCTGA